The DNA segment AGATGGCTTTCAAAAAAGGGCATATGGGCTTGCAAATAGGTATCGCTCATCCAGGCTACACCAAATATACACACTACGGCTTCGCCTCCGGAACGGAAAATTGTAGATTGGGATACTTTGGCAGCCGGAGTTTTGGTCACCAGAATAATGGCAGCCGCCGCAGTAAGCATAAGCAGTTCTATCATTTCGACCATACGCAGGGGTTGCATTTTACCATCTGTAAGGAAAGAGGGACGAAGTGAAGGAATTGCAGCAAACAATACGACACTAATTACCGCCAGGAGAAAAACATAGACTGATCTTTTAGCAGCAGTGCTGAAAATTTTTTCCTTTGTGTGATCAGCAGGATCGCCATCCAGTAGTCTCACAAATTCAGGGTCTTTTAATCTTTCCAGGAATTCAGGGTCTTTCATCAGCTCTTTTCCCTGACGGCTGGCTACCAGTGCCCCGGCCAGTACACCAATGATGGTTGCGGGAATGGCTACGATAAGAATGTCTGTTAGTTCGTAACCTTTGGGCGCAATTAAGGAAGTTAAAGCAACTGTTGCAGCAGAAATGGGACTGGCGGTAATGGCCAGATGGGCAGCAATAACAGAAATACTAAGTGGGCGCTCTGGCCTTACCCTCTTTTTAGTAGCAACTTCTGCAATGATGGGCAGCAAGGAGTAAATGATGTGCGCAGTACCTGCAACAAGGGTAAAAGAATAGGTAACCAAGGGGCCCAGCCAGGTAATGTGGTTGGGATTTCTGCGCAGGATCTTCTCGGCAATGCTTACCATATAGTCCATACCCCCTGCGGCCTGCAAGGCCGCTGCTGCGGTAACAACCGACAAAATGATCAGCATCACATCTATTGGCGGGGTAGTTGGCTTAAGGCCAAATCCAAGTGCAAATATCAGCAGCCCTACAGCCCCCATTACACCCAGACCTATTCCTTTCATACGTGCACCCACCAATATCAGCAGAATTAAAACTGCAAGCTGTATCCAAACCATTTACTTTTAAATTTATTTACCAAACCTTAAATATATAAATATATATTACCTTGATACATAAAATAAATAGTTATACTTAAATTCAGTTTCCTGCATTTCCGCTGTGCCAATTTTTTTGGGGGACCTGACATTTTAAAGCTGATGGTATAATATGTAGCCAGGGGTTTGGTGGTTGTTAGATTTAATACTTAATTTAGCAGACGTAAAAGAAAATGATAACTAACTGTCTCACATATCAGAATCGAATAGCCGCACAAGCCCTGGCCGCATTCAGGTATGCCATGCTTTCCAAAATCATTTTTGCGCAATATTCCTTCTAGCCTATCCCTTTAGTGCTTTTTGATAAAACGTTTTCAGTGTTTTATCGTTATAAATATTATTCTAACCAATTAACTGACTTATTGCAATGCCTATCTATCATACATTAGGGACTATCCCTGCCAAACGTCATACTGTTTTCCGTAAGCCCGATGGGAACCTTTACGCTGAAGAACTTGTTTCTACAGAGGGCTTTTCCAGTTTATACTCGCTGGTGTACCATTGCCACCCTCCTACCATTGTTAAAGCCTTAGGGGAACCTTATTCAGTTGAACCTAAAATTGCCAGGGAGAAACATTTGAAACATACCAGTCTGCTTGGCTTTAACATTAAACCGGAAGATGATTACCTGAAGAGCCGCAAGCCTGTACTGGTAAACAGCGATCTGCACATTTCGCTGGCTGCACCGAAAAAATCCATGACGGATTATTTTTATAAGAACAGCCAGGCCGATGAAGTCATATTTATCCATGAAGGTACGGGGACATTAAAGACAGGTTTTGGCAAAATCCGCTTTGGCTATGGCGATTACGTGATTGTACCCAGGGGCACCATTTACCAAATTGAATTTGATGATGAAAAAAACAGGTTATTTATTGTAGAGAGTTTTAGCCCGATCCGTTCGCCCAAGCGCTACCGCAATGAATACGGACAGCTGATGGAGCATTCTCCTTATTGCGAGCGTGACATCAGACGGCCATCTGATCTGGAAACCATAGATGCTTATGGCGATTTTAAGGTGTTGATAAAAAAACAGGGCCTGATTTATCCTTATATATACGGTACACATCCTTTTGATTTTGTGGGTTGGGATGGCTTTCATTATCCTTATGCCTTTTCTATTCATGATTTTGAACCGATCACAGGAAGGTTGCATCAGCCTCCCCCTGTGCACCAGACTTTTGAAGGACACAATTTTGTGATCTGTTCTTTTGTTCCCCGCAAATACGATTATCATCCTTTATCGATACCAGCCCCCTATAACCA comes from the Pedobacter heparinus DSM 2366 genome and includes:
- a CDS encoding anaerobic C4-dicarboxylate transporter family protein, coding for MVWIQLAVLILLILVGARMKGIGLGVMGAVGLLIFALGFGLKPTTPPIDVMLIILSVVTAAAALQAAGGMDYMVSIAEKILRRNPNHITWLGPLVTYSFTLVAGTAHIIYSLLPIIAEVATKKRVRPERPLSISVIAAHLAITASPISAATVALTSLIAPKGYELTDILIVAIPATIIGVLAGALVASRQGKELMKDPEFLERLKDPEFVRLLDGDPADHTKEKIFSTAAKRSVYVFLLAVISVVLFAAIPSLRPSFLTDGKMQPLRMVEMIELLMLTAAAAIILVTKTPAAKVSQSTIFRSGGEAVVCIFGVAWMSDTYLQAHMPFFESHLSDFVTVHPWTFAIALFVMSILLFSQAATVRALMPLGISLGIPAPALIAMFPAVNGDFVIPSYPTLVAAMGFDRTGTTKIGRFLINHSFTPPGLTAVIVTIATGFLLAAVLL
- a CDS encoding homogentisate 1,2-dioxygenase: MPIYHTLGTIPAKRHTVFRKPDGNLYAEELVSTEGFSSLYSLVYHCHPPTIVKALGEPYSVEPKIAREKHLKHTSLLGFNIKPEDDYLKSRKPVLVNSDLHISLAAPKKSMTDYFYKNSQADEVIFIHEGTGTLKTGFGKIRFGYGDYVIVPRGTIYQIEFDDEKNRLFIVESFSPIRSPKRYRNEYGQLMEHSPYCERDIRRPSDLETIDAYGDFKVLIKKQGLIYPYIYGTHPFDFVGWDGFHYPYAFSIHDFEPITGRLHQPPPVHQTFEGHNFVICSFVPRKYDYHPLSIPAPYNHSNVDSDEVLYYVDGDFMSRKSVVKGQITLHPGGIPHGPHPGTVEKSIGKESTEELAVMIDPFRPLMLTEDALAIEDEDYHKSWLE